Within the Fischerella sp. PCC 9605 genome, the region TTTGCATCAGGCCTTGAAAGGCTATGAGCATACCGATACTGAGATGCCCATTCATCACCCGTAAACCGCCTACAACCAACAAAAACATTGAAGAGAGGGCGGACATGAGCATGGGTAAGACAGAAAATATCTGGTTTGTTGTCCCCAGTTCTTGCTGAGAATTGATAGCTTTGGTGTAGTAACCTGACCACCGGGAAAAGAAATCAGATTCTAACCCAGATGCCTTAAGAGTTTCTATACTTTGGAGAGCAGCAATGGATGTGCCAGCAGCTTTACCATACTCTTGTATCAATCGCTGATTAGCGTCTGTGCGCTGTCGGGAAATCCATCGTAAAGTTATTATATTTACAGCAGCAAAGCTGGCTGTAATCAAAGTCAGTACCCAATCATATTGGAACATAATTAGGGCATAAAAAATTACCATAACTGCATCAATGGCAGTAGTCGCCAACTTTCCCGAAAGGACATCAGCGACTTGGTCGTTAAGAGTGGTGCGATAACTGATTTCTCCAGCAAATCGTTGGGCATAAAAACTAATAGGTAAGCGCAGGATGTGCCAGAGAAAGCGGCTGGACATTCCGACAGCTAGCTTAATTTTCAGGCGGCGCAGGTAGCGTAGCCGCAGTAGGGTTAGCGACCCTTGGAGTATTGCGGCGATCGCCATTGCCAAGAGTAATGGACGCAGCCAATGCTGACGTTGCTGCACCAAGATATCATCTACAAATATCTGGCTAAATACGGGAATCGCCATCCCAATCGTGGTTAAGAAAAATCCCGCAATCATGCAGTAAACTAAAGCACCAGCAGAACCCTGGAGTCTTTCCCATAGCGATAAAATTATGCTGGGTTGGCGACCACCTTTAGTGAACTCCTCGCCTGGTTCCATCACCAGCACTACTCCGGTATACCCCTCGTCAAATTCCTGTAGGGAGACATGACGCGGGCCTGTAGCAGGGTCATTGAGATAAACACGCTGTTTGCTAAATCCCTCTACTACCAGAAAGTGGTTGAAGTTCCAGAAGACAATATAGGGAGGGTGCAGATCCTGAAGTTGCTTCAGTTCCTTCTTAAAACCTTTCGCCTGGAGTCCATAATTTCTAGCGGCTTTGAGCATGTTAGATGCCTTACTACCATCACGAGAAACGCCGCACTCTCGACGCAATTCTGGCAGTGGCACAATTCTTCTGTAGTAACCTAAAATAATGCCCAAAGCAGCAGCACCACATTCCACTGCCTCCATTTGCAACAATGTAGGAGTTTTGACGCGCAAGACTCTAGCTTGTAGTAGTTTTTGTAGGTACTGCCAAGGATGAATCGGTGTTGCTAACGTTGGATTAGTAGATACCACTGAATTCCCTCAAGATAGGTAAAACAAAGGTGATAGGAGCGCGTTCTTCTACCTTGACTCGCACAACAGTAGTAGTCCCAGGAGATATTTTGAGATGCGGCCCGGTGGAAGAAGACCACTTGTAGCCACTAAAAGTTTGAGAATCTAGTTCCAAATCAGAGAATACTTGCATTAAACCAGCTTGTTTTTCAGATACCAAACCTTCCACCACTTCTGGATTGCCTACCTCAGACGCAGCGGCTTGTTTTGTAATTGGAAACCGAGAGATACTGTTTACAGAACCCACAATACCGCCAAAGCGTTCCCGCTTAACTGTTTGAGGGGTAATTTGGATTGTCATACCTGCCTGAATTTTCTTGCCATCGGCGACCGGAAAATAGGTTACACTAACTAGCTTACTAGATGGTGTCTCGGCATCTATGCTTGCTAGGCGGGTTCCTCTATCGACAACCTGTCCTGGTGTAACGGTTATTTCCAGAATGCGTCCTGAGTGTTGACTGATAATTTGGCTATTGTTGCCTAGTTCTAGTTCTAATTTGGCAATCTCTCGCTTGACTTCTTGAATCTCTTTTTTCCGGGTAGTTGCATTTTCCAGGTCTTGTTGAGCCACAGAAGCTTGTTTGCTATCCAGTTCTTTCAACTTAGCTTGCAGTTCAGAGATTGAACTGAGGTTTTCGCGATAGTCTTTCTCTTGTTCAGTCTCCTTAACATCTAGTTCTTTTAACTTGGCTTGAAGTTCAGAGATTTTTTCAAGATTTTGCAAATATTGCTGTTCTGCCTCTAAAGCATCATCACCTGAAATTGCTCCTTCTGTCTTGAATAGCTGTCTGCGGATTTCCATTCTCTGCTTGTAAACGGAAGTCAATGCTTGGGCTTCTCGGAGACGTTGCTGCAAGCCTTGGCGTTGCAACCTAATAGAGACACTGCCTTTAGTTTTAAGGAGAGGCGTCAGGGCTTGCAATTCGCGGATGCGTTGCTGAAGATATAAGCGTTGTTGCTGCATCGACCGTTTATCTTGTTCCAGCCGCAATCCTTGCAGCGAACCTGCGGCTTTATCTTGTGACTCTAGTTCTGTCAATTTAGATTGCTGTTGCTGTAGCTGCTTGCGGAGTTCAGTTTGGTCAATCGTCGCCAGCACCTGCCCCTTTTTGACGATATCTCCAACTTTGACATTGAGAGCTATTAACTGCCCTGAACTTTTCGATTGCAGCGGTACAACTTTGCTTGGGTAAATTAGTACCCCTCGACCCTCAACAGTGATAGGGATGCGTCCATAAATACTCCAGATGACAGCTACTCCTACCAAGGAACCCAAGGTGACTAGAGGTAGCCAGCTTCTGGGGCTGACTACCTGCATGAGCTGGTCTAGTCTTTCAGGAGAGGATAGGCGGTCTAGTGATTCTTTTCTGAACAGGTTGCGCTTTTGGTTTAACATTTTTCTTCGCCCCCTAAATCTTTAGATAACCACCCACCGAATAGGGGGAAAAACTTTCTTAGAAAGTATTTCCATTTATCACGATTCTCGCAACACTAAAAGTAGGGTGTTCTTATTGCTTAAACAATGCTTTTTCTAAGGTTTACTTTCTCAATATTAGGAGCTAAATAATTAATAAACAATGCAAAAATTTTAGGTAGATACCCGCAATTTTTTTGATTTTAATGATTCATTGAATGTGTTCTATTTATCTGAAGCATATGAACTTTAAAACGACAAAATTGAGCGTTGTCTTTAACAACGCCCAAAGTTTAAGTGGACTATTTTTGCAATTAATTAATAGCCCTAAATTTTATACTGAAACATTTTTTAGATGTTCCTGCATCCAATCAAATCTTTTTCCAGCCAGTGCCATGCTATCTAAGATATTTAACTCCAATTCATCTTCATATTCAATATTTTCATCTAGTGGCTGACCTTGGCTATAAACTCGCCGACTATAACCCAATCGGGTGTACATTCCCTGCAATCTATTGGAAAGCAAAGTAGCAATCACTCGATAAAAACGAGATGCAAATCCTACATCTTGCTGCAATTTTGCTGCTAGTTGCTGCCGGGAAATTGATAAAACAAGGGTATCTTCAACTGTCTTGATAGTTGCAGAGGGTAGACGACCATCGATAAAGGGTGTTTCCCCTACGATTTCGCCTTTCGATAATCTTGCTATCTCTCGACTGATAATTTCGCTATCCTCGATCGCTGCAAAAGCACGAGCCAAGGGATTGCGCTCATCAAGAGAAATAGACAGTGACATTGTTCCACCTAAGAGAATATACAGCGCATCTACAGGGCCTCCTTCACGGATAAGTACTGTGTTAGCAGCAATTTTTTGCTGAGTTCCACACGCCATCATCCAATCGATGTCACTACCGTGCAATTCCCCTAAAACACACAGCACATCCTTTAGTGGTTGACCTTGTGCGAGGTTACTACGACCGAATTGATTGATGATGCTTTGCAATCTGTCTGAGAGCATAATCGCGATCGCTCGATAAAAGCGCGTCGCAAAACCTACATCATGCTGCAATTTAACTGCTAATTGTTGTTGGGAAATCGACATCACAAGCGACTTTTCTACAGCCTTAACTGTAGTGGCGATCGGACAGATACCAACAAAGGGAACTTCTCCAACTACCTCGCCGCTTGATAACCTAGCAATTTCCCGACTTGAAGATTCACTACCCTCTATGACTGCAAAAGCACGAGCTAAAAAATTATTATCAGATTGGGATACATTAACTGTTAAAGTTCCATCTAGTAGGATATGTAGGGAATCGGCAGCTTTTCCTTCCTGGATGAGTACAGTACCAACAGGTATTTCTCTTTGGCGACCTGTCGCAATCATCCATTCTATATCACTGTTAGTTAATTCTTTGAGCAAAACTTCTGTCATAACTTCAACTTTCCTATGTTCTATTAACAAAAACTTGGAGAAAAATCTCAGAGGCGCACCAGAACGCAGAGAAAGTTTGAAACTCTATAATTACAAACTTTTCTGTAATTTCTCTAGAGTTTTCTGAATGCGAATATTTGCCTCTGCTGAAGCTAATTCTTCTAAGGTTAAGTAGGTCAAGCTCATTAACATTAGAGGTTGAATATTGCTGTTGATCAACTCGTCTACATGTTCACTATCAAAGCACTCCAAATTCTCTGCGGCAGTTTTCAGCAATGCTTGTAGAATCTTAAAAGCGCCATCTGAAAGCGGTGGCTGACCTCGGTAATTTTCCAGCCTCCCTCCTTCTCGATAATTGGGAAATGACTCCAATCCCAGAAAGCGCAAAAACCAATCGGCTCGATAGTACCCACAAGCAGCAACAATCCCCCTGTAGTCAGCAATTAGTTCATCGAGCATATTATTTCGCATCGAGTTAAACATGCGACGCGTGAAGTAGTGGGTACATTCATGTTCCAGCCGAATTGTTAGGGAATAGCGCAGCCATTCGGTTTCTTCAAGTCCCATATCACTGGCTGAAACATTGCTATAGGGGCCATCACTTAAAATAATCAACCTATCCTGATAAAGCTCTTTTTGGGATTTAATTCGCTGAAATTCTTCCTTCCATCTACTTTCGGAACAATTACCAGCATTGCGAGTTTCCCATTGTTGGCGAAAGGCGCGAATTCTGTCCCAGTTATTAAACCCACTGATCGTGCAGGCTCCCATAGAAGCAGAAACTGGTAATGGTTCATTCCGCATAGCCAGCGCCTGTACCAG harbors:
- a CDS encoding DUF7005 family protein, producing the protein MFNQKLFRANVLAYFGANASEVEELLAYNHNVFNCNNFNHPINFPLPPEAHVSAWEKYALEARDIGAFETLKQRLVQFRFPIKASISQTIPYNAATRKGMSVDGMAEATGLVLQQPDKLQLFVHQSLAGAIPVLLAGNREDFVSLVQALAMRNEPLPVSASMGACTISGFNNWDRIRAFRQQWETRNAGNCSESRWKEEFQRIKSQKELYQDRLIILSDGPYSNVSASDMGLEETEWLRYSLTIRLEHECTHYFTRRMFNSMRNNMLDELIADYRGIVAACGYYRADWFLRFLGLESFPNYREGGRLENYRGQPPLSDGAFKILQALLKTAAENLECFDSEHVDELINSNIQPLMLMSLTYLTLEELASAEANIRIQKTLEKLQKSL
- a CDS encoding NHLP family bacteriocin export ABC transporter peptidase/permease/ATPase subunit, with product MVSTNPTLATPIHPWQYLQKLLQARVLRVKTPTLLQMEAVECGAAALGIILGYYRRIVPLPELRRECGVSRDGSKASNMLKAARNYGLQAKGFKKELKQLQDLHPPYIVFWNFNHFLVVEGFSKQRVYLNDPATGPRHVSLQEFDEGYTGVVLVMEPGEEFTKGGRQPSIILSLWERLQGSAGALVYCMIAGFFLTTIGMAIPVFSQIFVDDILVQQRQHWLRPLLLAMAIAAILQGSLTLLRLRYLRRLKIKLAVGMSSRFLWHILRLPISFYAQRFAGEISYRTTLNDQVADVLSGKLATTAIDAVMVIFYALIMFQYDWVLTLITASFAAVNIITLRWISRQRTDANQRLIQEYGKAAGTSIAALQSIETLKASGLESDFFSRWSGYYTKAINSQQELGTTNQIFSVLPMLMSALSSMFLLVVGGLRVMNGHLSIGMLIAFQGLMQNFQDPVNNLVNFGSNLQELEGNLIRLDDVLNNPIAPQVEQRSINTGKTEKVKGQGEDSSLLPLPLALSPSSDHSLLPKLQGYVELRNIVFGYSRLEAPLIENFNLSIKPGQRVALVGGSGSGKSTIAKLLSGLYQPWAGEILFDGKPKEQIPHQLLTNSVTMVEQEILLFGGTVRDNLTLWDVTISDKNLMRACEDAAIDNVILSMAGGLDAELIEGAANLSGGQRQRLEIARALVNNPSILIMDEATSALDVETEKIIDENLRRRGCTCIIVAHRLSTIRDCDEIIVLERGKVVQRGTHQQLWQVEGVYSRLIRTEGEAL
- a CDS encoding cyclic nucleotide-binding domain-containing protein — its product is MTEVLLKELTNSDIEWMIATGRQREIPVGTVLIQEGKAADSLHILLDGTLTVNVSQSDNNFLARAFAVIEGSESSSREIARLSSGEVVGEVPFVGICPIATTVKAVEKSLVMSISQQQLAVKLQHDVGFATRFYRAIAIMLSDRLQSIINQFGRSNLAQGQPLKDVLCVLGELHGSDIDWMMACGTQQKIAANTVLIREGGPVDALYILLGGTMSLSISLDERNPLARAFAAIEDSEIISREIARLSKGEIVGETPFIDGRLPSATIKTVEDTLVLSISRQQLAAKLQQDVGFASRFYRVIATLLSNRLQGMYTRLGYSRRVYSQGQPLDENIEYEDELELNILDSMALAGKRFDWMQEHLKNVSV
- a CDS encoding NHLP bacteriocin system secretion protein, producing the protein MLNQKRNLFRKESLDRLSSPERLDQLMQVVSPRSWLPLVTLGSLVGVAVIWSIYGRIPITVEGRGVLIYPSKVVPLQSKSSGQLIALNVKVGDIVKKGQVLATIDQTELRKQLQQQQSKLTELESQDKAAGSLQGLRLEQDKRSMQQQRLYLQQRIRELQALTPLLKTKGSVSIRLQRQGLQQRLREAQALTSVYKQRMEIRRQLFKTEGAISGDDALEAEQQYLQNLEKISELQAKLKELDVKETEQEKDYRENLSSISELQAKLKELDSKQASVAQQDLENATTRKKEIQEVKREIAKLELELGNNSQIISQHSGRILEITVTPGQVVDRGTRLASIDAETPSSKLVSVTYFPVADGKKIQAGMTIQITPQTVKRERFGGIVGSVNSISRFPITKQAAASEVGNPEVVEGLVSEKQAGLMQVFSDLELDSQTFSGYKWSSSTGPHLKISPGTTTVVRVKVEERAPITFVLPILREFSGIY